The nucleotide window GCGGCGGCGACGCCCGGCACCTCGGGCGCAAGGCCGAAGGCGGGGGCGAGCTGCATGGTCAGGTAGCCGGCAAGGCCCCAGAGCAGGCCCTGCCGCGCGGTGACCGCATTGCCCTGCGATTCGGAAACCGCCATCAGCGCCACCAGCATCAGCCCGTAACCGGCATAGACCAGCATGGTGAACAGCACCGAGAGCCCGTTGCGGGTCCATTCGAAGGCGCCGAGATCCTGGTGCGCGCTGACGGGTTCGGCGCCGAAATGCGCCAGCTGCCCGGATTCGTAAAGCTCGGCATGCAGCAGCACCGGCTGCACGAACCAAAGCTGCAACAGGGCGGCAATCAGCCCCGTTGCAGCGCCAGCGATCAATCCGCTGGTCAGGATGCGCGAGAACATGTCAGTGGCAGGGGAAGCCGGTGGCGTGACGCACGTCATGGGCGGCGTCATGCAGGGTCTCGGCCTGCACCAGCCCGGCCATGAAGATCAGCCCGAAGCCGATGGCGAAGGTGGCGATGGCGGGAAACAGCACCGAGGCGCGGCTGGCGCCGGCGGCGGCGGTTGCGGATCTTGCGGTCATCCTTGACCCTTTCCTTTGGTCGTCCAACCCGACGACGTTGCGGTTCCATGCATCGGCAGGTCTCCTGGCTTGCGGGTCAAGGCCGACGCCCGCCTTCCCGGCCGGATGGCCAGTGGCATGATGGACGTCCGCTCTCCGCTCACAGTCGCGGGGGCGGCTGCGGATTTGGCCCCGGATGTCCAGGACCGCACCGCATTCCCTTTTGGCCCCCGAAGGGGCACCGATACGGCCATATGCTAGCCGCGATGCGGCATGTCCGGCAAGCGGAATCGCGGCGCGGCGCTATCGCATGGGTATTTGGCCAACGCAGAAGATGCCGGGGGCAGGGGAGGGGGCGTCCCGGTCGCGGCCCGTGATCACGGGCCCGGCGGCCAGTCCAGGTCGACCCAGACCAGCCGGTGCGCGGATGCCGTCAGCGCGGCTTGGGCCAGCGGACCCTCGGCGGGCCAGACCACGCCCGCGCCCAGCAGCTTCAGGCCCCGGGAGGGCAGGACGTAATCGACGCGCAGATTGCCCGGCGGCCTGTCGTCCGGCCAGTCGCCACTATCCAGCCCCGGATCGCCCTTGTGGCCGTCATTCACCCCGCCCTTCGCCGCCGCGCCGCCGGGGCTGCGGGGCAGGGGGTCGGCGACCTGCGCCATGAGCCGGGCCAGCGCCTGCGGTCGCCCCTCGCTGTCCTCGGGGTCGAGGTTCAGGTTCCCGGCCAGCACGAAGGGCGCTTCGGGCAGGTGGTGCAGCCAGAAGGCCAGCTCGTCATGGTTGCGGCGGCCGTTCAGATCCTCGGGCCCGTCGAAGACCGGCGGCGTCGCGGACATGGCAAGCAGGTGCAGCGGCCGGTCCGCCACCGTGATCACCGCGTCCCAATGCGCGGTCGAGGACAGGCGGCGGATCGCCGCCACCGCCTCGGGCAGCGGCGGCATCAGATTGCCGGGCAGGTCGCGCCACAGAAATTCCGTGTAATCGGTCACCGGCCCGATGGGATGGCGCGACAGGATCGCCATGCCGCCCTGTCCGGTGAACGCACCGAAACCCTGCGCATCGTCGGCCGTGCCCAGCCGACCGTCGGCGTTCAGGTCCAGCCCGGTCGCCATGCCGGAATTCGGCCGCGCCGCGAAACGGTGCGGATAGTCCAGCCCCGCCTGCGCCAGCAGCGCGGCAAAGGCGTCCAGCGCCTCGCCGTCGAAATCCCAGTCGAAATCCGTCAGCAGCAGGATGTCGGGCCGGGTCTCGGCGATGACCCGGGTCACCGCCGCGACCTGCGCATCCCGGCGGCCGAGGTCGCGCAACAGAAGCCCCGGCCCGTCGCGCGACAGGTCGGGGCTGTAGGTGGCGATCCGCAAGGGGTCCGCCTGTGCGTGAACGCCAAGGGCGGCGATCAGCGCCGCCCCGGCCAGCGCCCTTATACCCAAGGGCGGCTCTGGGCCATCTGGGTCTCGAACGTGTCGATGGCGCCGGCCTTCTCCATGGTCAGGCCGATATCGTCCAGCCCGTTCAGCAGGCAGTGGCGGCGGAACGGGTCCAGCTCGAAGGGGAAGCTCTGCCCGTCCGAGGTGGTCACGGTCAGGTTTTCCAGGTCCACGGTCATGCGGGCATTGGCGCCCTTCTTCGCATCCTCCATCAGCACCTGCACCACCTCGGCCGGCATGACGATGGGCAGGATGCCGTTCTTGAAGCAGTTGTTGTAGAAGATGTCGGCGAAGCTGGTCGAGATCACGCAGCGGATGCCGAAGTCCAGAAGCGCCCAGGGCGCGTGTTCGCGCGACGAACCGCAGCCGAAATTGTCGCCGGCGACGATGATCTGCGCGTCGCGCCAGGCCGGCTGGTTCAGCACGAAATCCGGATTCTCGTTGCCTTCGGCGTCAAAGCGCATCTCGTCGAACAGGTTCTTGCCCAGACCCGAGCGGTGGATCGTCTTCAGGAACTGTTTCGGGATGATCATGTCGGTGTCGATATTGACCAGCGGCATGGGTGCCGCGATGCCGGTCAGGGTGGTGAACTTGTCCATGTCTTGATCCTCGCAGAATTGACTTGGGGCGCGTGCGCCCGTTAACCGAGACCCGAGCGGCGCCTGGCGCCATGGCTATGCAGGTCTTGTAGATGTATTTCGGGTTTTCGAGTTTCGCCGCCCTGCGCGCCTGTATCGCGCGCGACTGGACGCCGCAGATGGGCGATCCCGAGATCACCGGCTGGCTGACGGTGCTCTCGTATCTTCTGTGCCTGTTCCTGGCGGTGAAGGTGCTGCGCCGCCGGCCGGCCGGCGCGGCGCGCGGGCTGTGGCTGGCGATCGCCGCGCTGATGGCGTTCCTGGCGCTGAACAAGCAGCTTGACCTGCAGACGGCGCTGACCGCCACCGGGCGCTGCATGGCCCGGGCGCAGGGCTGGTACGACAACCGCTGGCTGGTGCAGCTGGCCTTCATCGCCGGGCTGGTGCTGGGCGTGGTGATCGCGCTGCTTTGGGCGACGAAGGCCCTGCGCGGGCACATGCGCCGCAACGGCCTGGCCCTGCTGG belongs to Paracoccus sp. TOH and includes:
- the leuD gene encoding 3-isopropylmalate dehydratase small subunit; this encodes MDKFTTLTGIAAPMPLVNIDTDMIIPKQFLKTIHRSGLGKNLFDEMRFDAEGNENPDFVLNQPAWRDAQIIVAGDNFGCGSSREHAPWALLDFGIRCVISTSFADIFYNNCFKNGILPIVMPAEVVQVLMEDAKKGANARMTVDLENLTVTTSDGQSFPFELDPFRRHCLLNGLDDIGLTMEKAGAIDTFETQMAQSRPWV
- a CDS encoding CbtB domain-containing protein, producing the protein MTARSATAAAGASRASVLFPAIATFAIGFGLIFMAGLVQAETLHDAAHDVRHATGFPCH
- a CDS encoding CbtA family protein → MFSRILTSGLIAGAATGLIAALLQLWFVQPVLLHAELYESGQLAHFGAEPVSAHQDLGAFEWTRNGLSVLFTMLVYAGYGLMLVALMAVSESQGNAVTARQGLLWGLAGYLTMQLAPAFGLAPEVPGVAAAEVQLRAIWWLGTAIATGLALWLVAFGKGWAAWAVAVVLILAPHLIGAPQPGSYAGPVPPELSAEFAGRALGAGAMAWALLGLLAGWFWQREGQRAAVPQPA
- a CDS encoding endonuclease/exonuclease/phosphatase family protein; the encoded protein is MGIRALAGAALIAALGVHAQADPLRIATYSPDLSRDGPGLLLRDLGRRDAQVAAVTRVIAETRPDILLLTDFDWDFDGEALDAFAALLAQAGLDYPHRFAARPNSGMATGLDLNADGRLGTADDAQGFGAFTGQGGMAILSRHPIGPVTDYTEFLWRDLPGNLMPPLPEAVAAIRRLSSTAHWDAVITVADRPLHLLAMSATPPVFDGPEDLNGRRNHDELAFWLHHLPEAPFVLAGNLNLDPEDSEGRPQALARLMAQVADPLPRSPGGAAAKGGVNDGHKGDPGLDSGDWPDDRPPGNLRVDYVLPSRGLKLLGAGVVWPAEGPLAQAALTASAHRLVWVDLDWPPGP